From one Astatotilapia calliptera chromosome 10, fAstCal1.2, whole genome shotgun sequence genomic stretch:
- the taf1 gene encoding transcription initiation factor TFIID subunit 1 isoform X2 — MSDSDSDDDQDRPFSITGFLFGNINEDGQLEDDSVLDNESKKHLAGLGTLGLGSLITEITANEDDDKEENRDPTSVDAEGWVKSTEDAVDYSDISEVAEDETKKYRQAMGSLQPSRKTDDEDDYDADCEDIDSKLMPPPPPPTLPTSKKEEPSTQSTNVGEDGDGIILPSIIAPSSTADKIDFSSSSDSESETDRPCQGSGAGGSADILTLPLAGIMQKDAAKALPGVTELFPEFRPGKVLRFLRLFGPGKNVSSVWRSARRKKKRKHRDHQPGTPPPEGEPSEQSQEKKSGWVYEYALPPPPEQCLSDDEITMMAPVESKFSQTSGDGDKETESRPKVAEWRYGPAQLWYDMLGVSEDGSNFNYGFKLKEMQSSEPQKQDTPNEITETSQEVQMQEDNDIVDGNDDDDEDKDRKALENELFLMVTQLQWEDDIIWNGEDVKHKGTKTQRASLAGWLPSSMTRNANAYNAQQGLTRSNSQLVPPTPPPMPKAASISGSKRDKNSHDNQASQDEDCLWFSIFPIDNEELVYGRWEDNIIWDDQEMDHMLDPPVLTLDPNDENIILEIPDEKEETTSHSPSKENKKETAIKKSRILLGKTGVIKDEPQQNMSQPEVKDPWNLSNDEFYYPKQQGLRGTFGGNIIQHSIPALELRQPFFPTHMGPMKLRQFHRPTLKKYSFGAVAQPGPHPAQPLLKHIKKKAKMREQERQAAGGGDMFFMRTPQDLTGKDGDLILAEYSEEYAPLIMQVGMATKIKNYYKRKPGKDPGAPDCKYGETVYCHTSPFLGSLHPGQLLQAFENNLFRAPIYLHKMPETDFLVIRTRHGYYIREIVDIFVVGQECPLFEVPGPNSKRANTHIRDFLQVFIYRLFWKSKDRPRRIRMEDIKKAFPSHSESSIRKRLKLCADFKRTGMDSNWWVLKPDFRLPTEEEIRAMVSPEQCCAYYSMLVAEQRLKDAGYGEKSFFAPEEENEEDFQMKIDDEVRTAPWNTTRAFISAMKGKCLLEVTGVADPTGCGEGFSYVKVPNKPTQQKDDKEPQPVKKTVTGTDADLRRLSLKNAKQLLRKFGVPEEEIKKLSRWEVIDVVRTMSTEQARSGEGPMSKFARGSRFSVAEHQERYKEECQRIFDLQNKVLESTEVLSTDTDSSSAEDSDFEEMGKNIENMLQNKKTSTQLSREREEQERKELQRMLMGEESDRDKGRKERRKGISSSLSTSSHKDDDTSSVTSLNSSATGRRLKIYRTFRDEDGKEYVRCETVRKAAVIDAYTRIRTTKDDEFIRKFALFDEQHREEMRKERRRIQEQLRRLKRNQEKDKIKGPPEKKTKKVKERPDLKVKLKCGACGAIGHMRTNKFCPLYYQTNAPPSNPVAMTEEQEEELEKTVIHNDNEELIKVEGTKIVLGKQLIESADEVRRKSLVLKFPKQQLPAKKKRRVGSAVHCDYLNKPHKAIHRRRTDPMVTLSSVLESIINDMRDHPNTYPFHTPVNAKVVKDYYKIITRPMDLQTLRENVRKRMYPSREEFREAVELIVKNSATYNGAKHPITQVAQSMLDLCDAKLKEKEDRLVRLEKAINPLLDDDDQVAFSFILDNIVTQKMMVVPDSWPFHHPVNKKFVPDYYKVIVNPMDLENIRKNISKHKYQNRETFLSDVSLIHTNSIKYNGSDSPYTKTALEIVNVCKQTLAEYDEHLTQLEKDISTAKEAALDAADLESLEPMTPGPYTPQPADLFDSGASGSLPREPSSLFSEGPLVGGPEKRGGQGRHSRRPGEEESDVDIEGFDEDDDGKPKTPAPAEDAEGDQEYEDDDEELLLPPRRRVHDQDDEEEEEEEEEGDGRSNRPAQASVLYQDLLMSDVEDDASEEEGDNPFSSIQLSESGSDSDREVDVRPAPPRRTQETARMGMEQDESMMSYEGDGPDGPHMEDSNVSYGSYEETESQSQMQPSSLGNGEEYGISEEEEDEEDEARRRGPAVLSQVQLSEDEESEEFRSIGGESDMDSDN, encoded by the exons ATGTCGGACTCGGACAGTGACGATGATCAGGATCGCCCTTTTTCTATAACTGGCTTCCTTTTTGGAAACATCAACGAAGATGGCCAGCTAGAAGATGACAGTGTTTTGGATAAC GAGTCCAAAAAGCATCTAGCTGGTTTGGGTACTCTGGGTCTGGGCTCACTTATTACAGAGATCACTGCCAATGAGGATGATGATaaggaagaaaacagagacCCTACCAGCGTGGATGCGGAAG GTTGGGTGAAGAGCACTGAGGATGCAGTTGATTATTCTGACATCAGTGAAGTTGCTGAGGATGAGACAAAGAAGTACCGTCAGGCCATGGGGTCTCTGCAGCCCAGCAGGAAAACAG ACGATGAGGATGACTATGATGCTGATTGTGAGGATATTGACTCTAAGCTCAtgccccctccaccaccaccaactCTTCCTACATCTAAGAAAGAGGAACCCTCCACTCAGAGCACAAATG TTGGGGAAGATGGGGATGGCATCATCCTGCCTTCCATCATCGCACCATCCTCTACAGCAGATAAGATTGACTTCAGCAGCTCCTCAGACTCTGAGTCAGAAACCGACCGTCCTTGTCAGGGTTCAGGGGCCGGTGGTTCTGCGGACATTCTCACACTCCCTCTGGCTGGCATCATGCAGAAAGATGCTGCCAAAGCGTTGCCAGGTGTCACAGAGCTCTTCCCAGAGTTTAGGCCTGGAAAG GTGCTCCGGTTCTTGCGCCTGTTTGGCCCTGGAAAGAATGTGTCATCGGTTTGGAGGAGCGCCCGCAGGAAAAAGAAGCGAAAACATAGAGACCATCAGCCTGGGACACCTCCTCCAGAAGGAGAACCATCAGAACAAAGCCAGGAGAAGAAATCTGGATGGGTTTATGAGTacgctcttcctcctcctccagagcagtgcctttctgatgatgag ATAACCATGATGGCTCCAGTAGAATCAAAGTTTTCACAAACATCTGGTGATGGGGACAAGGAGACAGAGTCTCGGCCTAAAGTAGCAGAATGGCGATATGGTCCAGCCCAGCTCTGGTACGACATGCTAGGGGTCTCTGAGGATGGAAGCAATTTTAACTATGGGTTCAAGCTTAAGGAAATGCAATCCAGTGAGCCTCAGAAGCAGGATACGCCTAATGAAATTACAGAGACTTCTCAAGAG GTCCAGATGCAGGAGGACAATGACATTGTCgatggtaatgatgatgatgatgaagataaagacagaaaagctTTGGAAAATGAACTCTTCCTCATGGTGACTCAGCTGCAATGGGAGGATGATATAATTTGGAACGGGGAGGATGTGAAACACAAGGGTACCAAGACTCAGCGAGCCAGTCTTGCAGGATGGCTACCCTCTAGCATGACCCGTAATGCCAATGCTTACAACGCACAGCAGG GTCTGACAAGAAGTAATTCTCAACTGGTCCCACCTACACCTCCACCCATGCCCAAAGCTGCTTCGATTTCTGGTTCGAAGCGGGACAAAAACAGCCACGATAATCAAG CCTCCCAGGACGAAGACTGTCTTTGGTTCTCCATTTTTCCTATTGATAATGAAGAGTTGGTATACGGACGCTGGGAAGACAACATTATCTGGGATGACCAGGAGATGGATCACATGCTTGACCCACCTGTTCTTACACTGGATCCCAATGATGAGAATATAATTCTAG AAATTCCTGATGAAAAGGAGGAGACTACCTCCCACTCGCCATCAAAAGAGAATAAGAAGGAAACTGCAATCAAGAAGAGCCGCATCCTGCTGGGGAAAACGGGCGTGATAAAAGATGAGCCACAGCAG AACATGTCCCAACCTGAGGTCAAAGACCCCTGGAATCTGTCCAATGATGAGTTCTATTACCCCAAACAGCAAGGCCTGAGGGGAACCTTTGGTGGCAACATCATTCAG CACTCCATCCCAGCCCTGGAGCTGCGGCAGCCCTTCTTTCCCACTCACATGGGACCCATGAAGCTTCGCCAGTTCCATCGTCCAACTCTGAAGAAGTACTCATTTGGAGCTGTGGCTCAGCCGGGTCCACACCCTGCTCAGCCTCTGCTCAAACACATAAAGAAGAAGGCCAAG ATGCGAGAACAAGAGCGACAGGCAGCAGGAGGTGGAGACATGTTCTTCATGCGGACCCCGCAGGACTTGACAGGCAAAGACGGAGATCTGATTCTGGCTGAATACAGCGAAGAATACGCCCCTCTCATCATGCAAGTTGGCATGGCAACCAAAATCAAGAACTACTACAAAAGA AAACCTGGAAAAGATCCTGGAGCACCCGATTGTAAATATGGAGAGACTGTGTACTGTCACACATCCCCTTTCCTGGGTTCTCTGCATCCCGGACAACTTCTTCAG GCTTTCGAGAACAACCTCTTCCGTGCTCCAATCTACCTTCACAAGATGCCCGAGACTGATTTCTTGGTTATACGAACACGACACGGCTACTACATTAGAGAGATTGTGGACATTTTTGTAGTTGGTCAGGAGTGCCCATTGTTTGAAGTTCCAGGGCCGAACTCCAAACGAGCCAATACTCACATCAGAGACTTCCTTcag GTGTTCATTTATCGCTTGTTCTGGAAGAGTAAGGACCGGCCGCGGAGAATCCGCATGGAGGATATAAAAAAAGCTTTCCCCTCACACTCAGAAAGCAGCATCAGGAAGCGACTTAAACTGTGTGCTGACTTCAAACGCACAG GAATGGACTCAAACTGGTGGGTGCTGAAGCCTGATTTCAGACTGCCAACAGAAGAAGAGATCAGGGCCATGGTTTCTCCGGAGCAGTGTTGCGCTTATTACAGCATGCTGGTAGCAGAGCAAAGGCTGAAG GATGCCGGATATGGTGAGAAATCCTTCTTTGCTCCAGAGGAAGAGAATGAAGAGGACTTTCAAATGAAGATTGATGATGAG GTGCGGACAGCTCCTTGGAACACAACCAGAGCCTTCATTTCTGCCATGAAGGGAAAGTGCCTGTTAGAGGTTACAGGTGTGGCTGATCCTACAGGGTGTGGAGAAGGTTTCTCCTATGTGAAAGTGCCCAACAAGCCCACTCAACAGAAG GATGACAAAGAGCCACAACCAGTGAAGAAGACAGTCACAGGGACAGATGCTGATCTGAGGAGGCTCTCACTGAAGAATGCCAAGCAGCTGCTGCGCAAGTTTGGTGTGCCAGAGGAGGAG aTCAAGAAACTGTCACGTTGGGAAGTTATTGACGTGGTCAGGACCATGTCCACAGAGCAGGCACGCTCAGGCGAGGGACCCATGAGTAAGTTTGCCAGAGGGTCTCGTTTTTCTGTTGCTGAACACCAGGAGCGTTACAAGGAAGAGTGCCAAAGGATCTTTGACTTGCAGAACAA AGTGTTGGAGTCTACAGAGGTGCTctcaacagacacagacagcagttcagcAGAGGATAGTGACTTTGAGGAGATGGGTAAGAACATTGAGAACATGCTGCAGAACAAGAAGACCAGCACCCAACTTTCCCGTGAGAGggaagagcaggagaggaaGGAGCTGCAGAGGATGCTGATGGGTGAAGAGAGCGATCGTGACAAGGGGCGCAAAGAGCGGCGCAAAGGTATAT CCAGTTCCTTGTCCACCAGCTCCCACAAAGATGATGACACATCCTCCGTCACCAGCCTGAACTCCTCGGCCACGGGACGCCGACTCAAGATCTATCGCACCTTCAGAGATGAAGACGGCAAAGAGTATGTGCGCTGTGAAACTGTGCGTAAAGCTGCAGTCATCGACGCCTACACCAGGATCAGAACCACCAAGGATGATGAATTCAT ACGAAAGTTTGCCCTCTTTGATGAGCAGCACAGAGAAGAGATGCGGAAGGAGCGCCGGCGTATTCAGGAGCAGCTGAGGAGGCTGAAGAGAAACCAGGAGAAGGATAAGATCAAGGGGCCTCCAGAGAAGAAGACCAAGAAGGTCAAAGAGAGACCAGACCTCAAGGTAAAA CTAAAGTGCGGTGCATGTGGCGCCATTGGACACATGAGAACAAACAAGTTCTGCCCACTTTACTATCAAACCAATGCCCCACCCTCCAACCCAGTCGCCATGacagaggagcaggaggaggagctggaaaAGACAGTCATCCACAATGACAATGAGGAACTGATTAAGGTGGAGGGCACCAAGATTGTGCTGGGCAAACAGCTCATTGAAAG TGCTGATGAGGTGCGCAGAAAGTCTTTGGTGCTCAAGTTCCCCAAACAACAGCTACCAGCAAAGAAGAAGAGACGTGTAGGCAGTGCAGTCCATTGTGACTATCTCAAT aaacCACACAAGGCCATCCACCGCAGGCGCACAGACCCCATGGTGACCTTGTCCTCTGTGCTAGAAAGCATCATCAATGACATGCGGGATCACCCCAAT ACATACCCGTTCCACACGCCAGTCAATGCCAAAGTTGTGAAGGACTACTATAAGATCATCACGCGGCCCATGGACCTGCAGACACTAAGGGAGAATGTGCGCAAGCGGATGTACCCGTCGAGGGAGGAGTTCCGTGAAGCAGTGGAGCTTATTGTCAAAAACAGTGCCACCTACAATG GGGCAAAACATCCAATAACGCAAGTTGCACAGTCCATGCTGGATCTGTGTGATGCTAAACTGAAAGAG aaggAGGACAGGCTGGTGAGGCTCGAGAAAGCCATCAACCCTCTGCTAGACGATGATGATCAGGTGGCCTTCTCCTTCATCTTGGACAACATTGTAACCCAGAAAATGATGGTGGTTCCTGAT TCGTGGCCATTTCACCATCCCGTCAACAAAAAGTTTGTGCCGGATTATTATAAAGTTATTGTGAACCCCATGGATCTGGAGAATATCCGCAAG AACATCTCCAAACATAAATATCAGAACCGAGAGACATTCCTTTCAGATGTCAGTCTCATCCACACCAACAGCATCAAGTATAATG GTTCAGACAGTCCTTACACCAAGACAGCTCTCGAGATTGTTAATGTGTGCAAGCAGACTTTGGCAGAG TATGATGAGCACTTGACTCAATTGGAGAAAGACATCTCTACTGCTAAAGAGGCAGCTCTAGATGCAGCAGACCTAGAGAGTCTGGAGCCAATGACGCCTGGGCCATACACACCTCAG CCTGCTGATTTGTTTGACAGCGGGGCTTCAGGGAGTCTGCCCAGAGAGCCCAGCAGCCTTTTCTCTGAAGGACCTCTAGTGGGTGGTCCAGAGAAGAGAGGGGGGCAG GGACGGCACAGCAGAAGACCAGGGGAAGAAGAGTCTGATGTGGATATTGAAGGCTTTGATGAGGATGACGATGGCAAACCCAAGACTCCTGCTCCT GCAGAGGATGCAGAAGGAGATCAGGAGTACGAGGACGATGACGAGGAGTTGTTGCTACCTCCTCGCAGGCGGGTGCATGACCAGGAtgacgaggaggaagaggaggaggaagaggagggcgaCGGAAGATCTAATCGCCCAGCTCAAGCTAGCGTGCTCTATCAGGATCTGCTCATGTCGGACGTAGAGGATGATGCCAGCGAAGAGGAGGGTGACAACCCGTTCTCTT CCATACAACTATCGGAGAGCGGCAGTGACTCGGACAGAGAGGTTGATGTGCGACCTGCGCCTCCACGGAGAACTCAGGAGACGGCCCGCATGGGCATGGAGCAGGACGAAAGTATGATGTCATACGAAGGGGATGGGCCTGATGGGCCACACATGGAAGACAGCAATGTCAG CTACGGCAGCTACGAGGAGACGGAGAGTCAGAGTCAGATGCAGCCATCTAGTTTGGGAAATGGAGAAGAATACGGCATcagcgaggaggaggaagacgaaGAAGACGAGGCACGGAGGAGAGGCCCAGCTGTGCTCTCTCAGGTCCAGCTCAGCGAAGATGAAGAGAGCGAAGAGTTCAGATCTATTGGGGGCGAGAGCGACATGGACTCTGACAATTAG